GATATAGCTTCGTCCACACTTTTGAATACCTTTCCATCTCCTACCGGTGATCTTAACTTTGGTTCATCTTCCTCCAACTGAGGGATGTTAGCTTTTGTGGAAAAATTTACTGTACATATCTGGCAAAGAGAAATGTTAttccatttttatttaacttaaaaaagaaaagtataataaatataacaaatatatgaacttttttatgaataaatgacgcagttttatatatatagaaattaaaagAGTAAAAGTTACTTAgcattaaaatatatcacaaaatttataacaaaatttatttcacaataaatacaattaatattacaattaaaaatataaatcatcTAATAAGAAATGTACAGGTTGTATTGGTTAGTcggtatatttttatgttaataTTACATACTCTTGACAATTTCagatatttgtaattatttttagaTTTCGTGTTAGCACGAAAAAATATACAGCCGACCCTACTTGTAGCAAAAATcattttcgaaataaaaatttactccCAACGTAGGTTAAATCTTGCAAAACGTTAAATCAACAGTACATTAGTACTTGACACTAACTTCATAGATAACATGATAACATGTTTCTCTGATTGTCATTGGTTGATTTTTATTGGCTCGGATTCAAATAACAAGAATATGCAAAGATCACAATTTGGACGAGATAAAGCATTCTATATTTCTGAAGGAAGGAATTACCATATATCACACGTCAGTCAAAATGattttgtaataatttcttAGACTTTATCTCTTACTTATCTACTACTTATTTCTTCCTGTTTTATTTCTGTCTTATCTCTGTATTATTTAGCATTATAGTTGGCAAATGATATAAATGAACTGTCAAATGATTCGGTGTTTGTTCAAATCTTTGGATTTgtttatttatcctattgttttatttttatgataaaagatatatataattttttcaagtttatttattattttattttgtataattttaaatatgtataaatttataatataaattgtacAAATTTTAAGCGTTaactattacaattaatttacaATTCAATTGTTATCTGCATGCCACATTTTTACGGCACAAATTTTAAGCTGCTAATAATAGAAAAGGGTTCCTCTTGGCTCTTTCTTTGTTTGGTTCTATTAATTGACATAATCGTCGACATCATCGATGTCTTCCAGCTCTGGCATCAGTCACAGCGCCCCATAACTCAATGACGAAGTCATCCGTAAATCCGAAAGCCTCTAAATCCGAATTATCAATTGCTTCTGCAAATTCACTACTGTTGCGCTTGTTCTCTGCAAGCTCCCAAATTTGTGTAGCTATTTAAAGAAGAAAATCCAATAAACATTACTTAGAAAAACAATATTTCTAAAACATATTGTAATACGTTATTGAATGGTTCTATATACCTAATTCCGTGTCATAAATGCCCATGAAGCTCTCTAGGATAACGTTGATCTTCTCTATGGCTATAGTGGCAGCATCATCCACCTATTAATCAACAACCAAAGAAGAAATGAATATTTTGTAAGTATCTATGTTATAATTTATTCCTTTTTATTGATAATTAATTACCTTTTCTATAATCTGTGCACTTCCATCAGCTTTGAACCTGAGGGTTTCCTTTCCAGTTCCATAACCggatttttttcctttcttcgtaTCACCTCGTGGACCAATGTTGGCAAAACCATTTTTCAATGGTTCTACAAGCCTTAGCGTGAATGTGTCTCCCTTAGGGATCTCTTTCAACACCTTTGCCACTTCGAAATGACGTTTGCCAACTAGACTGGTGGAGTTGATTTTTTCCAAGTGATCTCCAATTTCGATCACTTTTGTCCTATCGATTATCGAGTCTTCTTTGATGCGCTTTATGAAGGCGTACCCTGTACCGTTGTCGGTTATGGTTAATCCAAGGGAGTCATTCGTTTTCACCAATTCTATCTCTTTACGTCTCCCTAAAAAAAGTGAAATTAGTGATAGTTGAAGTGGGGTTCGACAAAAAAAaggtaatatttaaaaaatttaatttttgttctCGGCAATGATAAAAACAGTCGATGAttcaaaatttataattttacctTTTCTGTGTGCAAATATAAAGTCACCTACTCCTATCTGGCCTCCCAATAATTcgctcatttttattttgtgagTATTCAGGGTACAAAAGAGGAtctgaaataataaaagatgtataataatttttatatattttatggtAGACGCTGAAGATGTATCAaaggtatattattattattccagATCATCAAAGCAACTTCCTCCCCACTACATTCGTTTCTCCTTTCATATGCCAGTACTTTACATTATATGTAGCAAAAAGTAAaacaagaataaaataatagtaaaaaataattgaaagaagttaaattattttcgtttgaataaaaataaagatagttATCATTTTTAATGGAAATCTAAATCTAACTGTATTAATATCTATATGGTTAATTTCTTTCATCATTTGCATATTGTTAGAAGTTTTGCGAATTATGTCTTAAATGCGATTAACTTTCACCAGGGTTCTTAAACGGTGTTATAGAAGTCAGTTTAATACTGTCCCCGATTTGAATGACCCACTACATATGCAGCTTGGTCAGCTTGGCTAATAAATGCTGCTACTGGCCTTTTACAACCTGTTATTACACGGAAAGCTACGCTTAGCCCTGGTATCCGCCAGGTCGGCCAGAGGCCACAGCCCGGAACCGATGTTTCCTGTATCCGGGATATTCACCCTACGAAGAGCGGTGTTATTTGAGCACCATGACTGAATAAATAAATCACAGGAAGAATTTTTGGAGCTATTTTTCTACTATAATAGCAACAAGTGACgaagaaaattttcaaataaatatttgaagattTGTATTTATCCATCGGAATTACTGTCATAAATTGCAAGAAATAATTCTTGAATAATTCCACGTGGAAAATTCTTATAAAAATggattattaattaatacacaGAAGCAACAAAACACAAGTCTCTTTTACAACCCATCTACTATTACCTAAAGTACCAGATAAATTATTTCTATCATACAATCAGTATAAAGAACCAAATAACAGGAGACTCACTTCTTCCATTGGTATATCATAGCAATCCGCTATTTTCTGGTAAAGTTCTCGTACGTTATTGAATCCTGATATCAATCCTGTTGGACTTCCATGAGCCAGTTGACAGTAGAAGACTAGAGGAGGCTTATGTACTTTAGAAGGTCGCCTTTGCTCTTGGTTACCATTTTGTTGTTGATTATGAGTCCCTTCAGACCCTTCCTGATCGTTCTCGTTACCATTTGGTTGATTATGATGATTATGGTAATGAGATCCACCGTTTAGAACCTTCTCCGACGTAGGAGACCTGGGGGCGGCACGCGCTTTGAACAACGACATGCTTACCTCTGTGGAACAGGAACATTTCTGTTTTGTTTGAGTCTTTTCTTAAGAATTTTGATTTAAGTGAAATTTAATGTCTCTTAAGTGAACaacgaattttatttctattttcttttacaTCATAtctttattaatgaaatttaattaaaatctttGTATAAAGTACAATGAAAATTTGTTTACGTTTTCGTTTTTtacttttatatctttttatccAGTTTACGTTAagtattttataattctttGGCAGACCGACAAAAGAATATAAGTAAAACAGTGTAAATACGTTAACATATTCTACATTATTGTCTCACGTTTCTAGTCTTTGCGTAAATCAAATTATTGTTATAAAACGTCTTAATTGTTACAAATACCGTTTGGCCAAATAAATAACTATAATTTtcaacaaaaagaaaaatgtttctAAACCGAGTATAACGCGTATTTTGTAAGCCCGATGGAACGAAATAGAATAACATATTATCAACTTTCACGTCCGAAATCCAAAACCTGATCTAACATTACACTTTGAGGTATTTCTCCGAGAAAATGAATTTCTCAagaatttcttcaaattttagCTACGTGTTAAGAAGAATACAACATACAAGTAATTACGTTTTACGGAAGCCTAGCGATATCGAAGTCGAGATATTAAGCCCTA
This genomic stretch from Bombus affinis isolate iyBomAffi1 chromosome 16, iyBomAffi1.2, whole genome shotgun sequence harbors:
- the LOC126925457 gene encoding PDZ domain-containing protein GIPC3 — protein: MSLFKARAAPRSPTSEKVLNGGSHYHNHHNQPNGNENDQEGSEGTHNQQQNGNQEQRRPSKVHKPPLVFYCQLAHGSPTGLISGFNNVRELYQKIADCYDIPMEEILFCTLNTHKIKMSELLGGQIGVGDFIFAHRKGRRKEIELVKTNDSLGLTITDNGTGYAFIKRIKEDSIIDRTKVIEIGDHLEKINSTSLVGKRHFEVAKVLKEIPKGDTFTLRLVEPLKNGFANIGPRGDTKKGKKSGYGTGKETLRFKADGSAQIIEKVDDAATIAIEKINVILESFMGIYDTELATQIWELAENKRNSSEFAEAIDNSDLEAFGFTDDFVIELWGAVTDARAGRHR